One window from the genome of Sandaracinaceae bacterium encodes:
- a CDS encoding HAMP domain-containing sensor histidine kinase, with protein sequence MSAPFRLAAAAVVCVGALGVAQAAGADWGTGIALGVVSTFALLLAKPRRAESARLAAALRSLEERIEGAAEARHRMRLEAETAGRFREEFVAAVRHELKTPLNAILGFTEVLLQGVDGPLDETQREDVEAIRSAGVYLQELVEAVLSEWVPSQETPQLLEPIDIGALVREVARLLEGQLPQGVVEMRCEVDPTTPSPYADGRRLRQVLINLGTNAIRATREGFIALEAAPHEDGVRLTVRDSGPGIPETDIPRLFEEFSQAGSRESRRGGTGLGLALTRDLVEWHGGRIDVETRLGEGSAFHVILPRQAD encoded by the coding sequence GTGTCTGCACCGTTCCGTCTCGCCGCCGCCGCGGTCGTCTGTGTCGGAGCCCTCGGCGTGGCTCAGGCCGCCGGCGCCGATTGGGGGACGGGGATCGCGCTCGGGGTCGTGTCGACGTTCGCGCTGCTTCTGGCCAAACCGCGCCGGGCAGAGTCCGCCCGCCTCGCGGCCGCGCTCCGTTCGCTCGAGGAGCGGATCGAGGGCGCGGCCGAGGCGCGGCATCGGATGCGCCTCGAGGCGGAGACGGCGGGGAGGTTCCGCGAGGAGTTCGTCGCCGCGGTGCGGCACGAGCTCAAGACGCCGCTGAACGCGATCCTCGGGTTCACCGAGGTGCTGCTCCAGGGGGTGGACGGGCCTCTCGACGAGACGCAGCGCGAGGACGTGGAGGCGATCCGCTCGGCCGGCGTCTATCTCCAGGAGCTCGTCGAGGCGGTGCTGTCCGAGTGGGTGCCGAGCCAGGAGACGCCCCAGCTGCTCGAGCCCATCGACATCGGCGCGCTCGTCCGCGAGGTGGCGCGTCTGCTCGAAGGCCAGCTCCCGCAGGGCGTGGTGGAGATGCGGTGCGAGGTCGACCCGACGACGCCGTCGCCCTACGCGGATGGTCGTCGGCTCCGGCAGGTGCTCATCAACCTCGGGACCAACGCGATCCGCGCGACCCGCGAGGGCTTCATCGCCCTGGAGGCGGCGCCGCACGAGGACGGGGTGCGGCTGACCGTGCGCGACTCCGGACCGGGCATCCCCGAGACGGACATCCCCCGACTGTTCGAGGAATTCTCCCAGGCGGGCTCGCGAGAGTCGCGACGGGGCGGCACGGGCCTCGGGCTCGCGCTCACCCGCGATCTGGTCGAGTGGCACGGGGGACGCATCGATGTGGAGACCCGGCTCGGGGAGGGCTCCGCGTTCCACGTGATCCTCCCGCGGCAGGCCGACTGA
- a CDS encoding histidine kinase dimerization/phospho-acceptor domain-containing protein, with the protein MGTLGRTALRVVLTATAEALALAALALALEIKMPPVNAALLLAAVQVLGGVWALRALLTGGRHAALRAALVPPVATALFLLPRFWLGTADAPLLTLGVVLLGAVPVERAWAREQPDDAEAGPAALAAFAPLAGLGLVCASVVGAWFAAAPVALALGLAAFAFRRARRNDREAGTYADFLDRIEVRPDGLIRPVVPLLRDPSLRALDAELAARATQLEADARSDARARDQISDARELRTRFMAAMSHELRSPLNSIVGFAQILEHGMEGELTEGQRESVTMVRRSAEELITLLTDILDLARLEAGLLELRRVWTPSVEILTEAVTRAKTLVQGQEVEIVAELQPGLPPVHVDQRRIVQAVVALFRHSASALSNTRIRLRARVAYGPPGPERHLRVEIHDALGAIPPEEVERIFEAFQEITEPAGRRVGGLGMALSLARGLVRSHGGEAWADSFPGAGTILCVAIPLDAGGTEP; encoded by the coding sequence ATGGGGACGCTCGGTCGAACCGCGCTGCGGGTGGTCCTCACCGCGACGGCCGAGGCCCTCGCGCTGGCCGCGCTCGCGCTCGCGCTCGAGATCAAGATGCCGCCGGTCAACGCGGCGCTGCTCCTCGCGGCGGTGCAGGTGCTCGGCGGTGTCTGGGCGCTCCGCGCGCTCCTCACGGGCGGCCGGCACGCGGCGCTCCGGGCCGCGCTCGTGCCCCCCGTCGCGACGGCGCTCTTCCTGCTGCCGCGGTTCTGGCTCGGGACGGCCGACGCGCCGCTGCTGACGCTCGGCGTGGTGCTCCTCGGCGCCGTCCCCGTCGAGCGAGCCTGGGCCCGCGAGCAGCCGGACGACGCCGAAGCCGGACCGGCCGCGCTGGCCGCGTTCGCGCCGCTCGCCGGTCTCGGTCTCGTCTGCGCCTCCGTGGTCGGCGCCTGGTTCGCCGCCGCGCCCGTGGCCCTCGCGCTGGGTCTCGCCGCCTTCGCCTTCCGTCGCGCCCGCCGAAACGACCGCGAGGCGGGGACCTACGCCGACTTCCTCGACCGCATCGAGGTGCGGCCGGACGGGCTCATCCGCCCGGTGGTGCCGCTGCTCCGCGATCCCAGCCTTCGAGCGCTCGACGCGGAGCTGGCCGCGCGCGCCACGCAGCTCGAGGCCGACGCGCGCTCCGACGCCCGCGCGAGAGACCAGATCTCCGACGCGCGCGAGCTGCGCACGCGCTTCATGGCCGCGATGAGTCACGAGCTCCGGAGCCCGCTCAACTCGATCGTCGGGTTCGCGCAGATCCTCGAGCACGGGATGGAGGGCGAGCTCACCGAAGGCCAGCGCGAGAGCGTCACCATGGTCCGGCGCAGCGCGGAGGAGCTGATCACCCTGCTGACGGACATCCTCGATCTCGCCCGGCTCGAGGCGGGGCTGCTCGAGCTGCGGCGGGTCTGGACGCCGTCGGTCGAGATCCTCACCGAGGCGGTGACGCGCGCGAAGACGCTCGTCCAGGGGCAGGAGGTCGAGATCGTCGCCGAGCTGCAGCCAGGGCTCCCGCCGGTCCACGTGGATCAGCGGCGCATCGTCCAGGCCGTCGTGGCGCTCTTCCGCCACTCCGCGTCCGCGCTCTCCAACACGCGGATCCGCCTGCGCGCGCGAGTGGCGTACGGTCCGCCAGGGCCCGAGCGGCACCTCCGGGTGGAGATCCACGACGCGCTCGGCGCCATCCCTCCCGAGGAGGTCGAGCGCATCTTCGAGGCGTTCCAGGAGATCACGGAGCCCGCCGGGCGACGCGTGGGGGGGCTCGGCATGGCCTTGTCCCTCGCGCGCGGGCTGGTCCGCTCCCACGGCGGGGAGGCCTGGGCCGACAGCTTCCCGGGCGCCGGCACCATCCTCTGCGTCGCCATCCCGCTCGACGCCGGTGGAACTGAGCCCTAA